The genomic region TTATGTTCTACTGTGGGTTCATTGGTATTTGCAAATCTTCCATTGTTATTTGCAGTGGGGATAGCAATAGGACTTGCGAATGTTAATAAGGAAACAGCAGCATTGTCTGCAGTTCTGGGATTTTTAATATTCCATACTGTAATAAATCTTGTATTAAAATTCATGGGAATAACACCAGACGTAGTAGCAGTGGATTATCTGGTGCAGGCTGGTAAGAGTATAGCAGAAGCACAGGGGATAAAAGCTTCATATGCCAGCGAGCTTGGAATATTTACATTGCAGACCGGTGTATTCGGCGGAATTATATGCGGTATGGTTTCAGCTTATCTTACTAACAGATTTTCAAATGTTTCACTGCCTGACTATCTGGCATTCTTTAGTGGAAACAGACTGGTACCGGTAGTTACAATACTTATTTTTATTCCGATAGGGGCAATATTTCCGTTTTTCTGGCCGGCAGTATTCAGACTTATAGTAAAAGCAGGAGAGGCATTTTCGGCTATGGGATATCCAGGAACATTCCTATACGGATTCTCAATGAGACTTCTGAATGTATTCGGATTACACCATGCAATCTACCCGTTATTCTGGTATACACCGCTTGGAGGAGTTTTGGAAGTCGGGGGAAGAATGGTCGAAGGAGGACAGAATATCTTCTTTGCACAGCTTGCAGATCCTACTGTAACACACTTTAGTGCTAATGCAACAAAAACAATGACTGGGGGATTCCTGCCAATGATGTTCGGACTTCCGGCAGCAGCACTGGCAATGTACAGAACAGCAGATTTTAAAAATAAAAAAATAATAAAAGGTATATTGGTTTCAGCAGCACTGACTTCATTCTTAACAGGTATTACAGAACCGATAGAGTTCACATTCTTATTCGTGGCACCGCCGTTATATCTGATTCATGCAATACTTGAAGGACTTTCATATATGCTTATGCAGATGCTGGATGTAGCTGTGGGAATTACATTCTCAAGAGGACTTATAGATTTTACTTTCTTTGGCCTCCTTCAGGGAATATCAAAGACATCATATCAGTGGATTTTGATTTTAGGGCCTGTATACGCAGTAGTATATTATTATGTATTCAAATTTATGATTATAAAATTCAATTATGCGACACCGGGAAGAGAAGGTGCCGAAAATAAACTGTATACAAAGAAAGATTATCAGGAAAGAGCCGGAGAGGATAAACTTCTAACTGATATAGTAGATTCTTTGGGAGGAATAGAAAATATACAAAATATTGACGCATGTATAACAAGACTTAGAGTCAGTGTAAAAGATGAGGCAAAAGTATCTGATGACAGCAGATGGAAAGAATTAAATGCAAAAGGTGTAATACGTTCAGGTAAAGGGATACAAATAATATATGGAACACAGGCAGAAATCTATAAAAATAAAATAAGAAAAAAATATAATATATAAAAAGTTTAATAAATATTGTCAGTGTAAAATTTAGAGCAAGTGCTTAAAAACACTTGCTTTATACTATTTCATTCAAAGCAGCCTGTAAACAAAAACTTTACAAACTTCAAGTTTTATTGTAATATT from Sebaldella sp. S0638 harbors:
- a CDS encoding PTS transporter subunit EIIC, with translation MKSIFSVLQKIGRAFMLPIAILPMAGILLGVGGAFTNPTLIQTYNLNFLAEGTIMNKILILCSTVGSLVFANLPLLFAVGIAIGLANVNKETAALSAVLGFLIFHTVINLVLKFMGITPDVVAVDYLVQAGKSIAEAQGIKASYASELGIFTLQTGVFGGIICGMVSAYLTNRFSNVSLPDYLAFFSGNRLVPVVTILIFIPIGAIFPFFWPAVFRLIVKAGEAFSAMGYPGTFLYGFSMRLLNVFGLHHAIYPLFWYTPLGGVLEVGGRMVEGGQNIFFAQLADPTVTHFSANATKTMTGGFLPMMFGLPAAALAMYRTADFKNKKIIKGILVSAALTSFLTGITEPIEFTFLFVAPPLYLIHAILEGLSYMLMQMLDVAVGITFSRGLIDFTFFGLLQGISKTSYQWILILGPVYAVVYYYVFKFMIIKFNYATPGREGAENKLYTKKDYQERAGEDKLLTDIVDSLGGIENIQNIDACITRLRVSVKDEAKVSDDSRWKELNAKGVIRSGKGIQIIYGTQAEIYKNKIRKKYNI